ACGCGTCTCTGGTTATTTTGCATTCATATGAAaattcttttgaaaattaaacccAGGTGAGAGCCCTTCCTTCACTTCTCCACTTAAATGCGAAGTCACAGATTTTTAAGAGCAAACCGTATCATCGCACCTTTGACTTGAAGATTTACGCATTCATTGAGGCCAAACTCGATAACGAAGCAGCAATACGACCCTTCGTCGCTTTTCTGAAGACTCCGGAGCTTAAGAGTGAAGTTTCCTTTGGAATACTCCGCAGGGAACGTTTCAGTCCTGTCCCTGTACTCCGGGGCCTGCTCCTTGGTCTTCCCTTGACCATTCAGTATGTCATAAACATTCTTGTTGTCGTCGTATCTCCAGTGCGCGGTGATGACCGTGATCGTTGTCCTCTCGGCGTGACACGGCAAAAGCGCAGAACCGCCGATAAACCCCTCAACTGTTTTCTGCGCGGATGCTGAAATCGAAGACCAGGGACATGTAAAAGACAGCCGATGCTGATTTTCATTAAAGTCAAAGTAATATCCGCGGCTTTTAAGTACTTACCGTCATTCAAGAGGAGCATAACGAGAAACACACTgcgaaaaacaaacacaaaaatgtattgcttaGACATAATGAACCGTGATGAACTTCTATTGCCCAATATTAAAGATATGCCTCGGGGTACTAGTTAcggtttattaaaaatagcttttcgTGAGGGGGACTGACGGACTTCAACAACAGCTACTGCACAGAGGTCAACAAAATGTCACTTCTGATGACAAATGAAGATAGaaacttcattcatttatttcaaaattggTTTCCATCTCTGTTGCAGTAGTTTTGGAAGCGTCTAAAAGGACGGCACCCGTATGTCATTGGTGTTCGGTGAAGAGTTTTTGGATGCGTTCGACTTAGGAGTTGGTTATATGCAGGCCAGTCAAGATC
This window of the Puntigrus tetrazona isolate hp1 chromosome 22, ASM1883169v1, whole genome shotgun sequence genome carries:
- the si:dkey-222p3.1 gene encoding CD276 antigen homolog; its protein translation is MRSNANKNDHAIFQLKFFRQLPVYIVTNLRVMLESVFLVMLLLNDASAQKTVEGFIGGSALLPCHAERTTITVITAHWRYDDNKNVYDILNGQGKTKEQAPEYRDRTETFPAEYSKGNFTLKLRSLQKSDEGSYCCFVIEFGLNECVNLQVKEKPRGIQTSPDSNGGGESTAGWIVSLLILLFSVTLQL